In the genome of Pelodiscus sinensis isolate JC-2024 chromosome 3, ASM4963464v1, whole genome shotgun sequence, one region contains:
- the NEIL2 gene encoding endonuclease 8-like 2, with protein sequence MPEGPSVKRFQLLTAPFVGQVVAKVGGSSRQSSLQDLKAMRLQDSQVSGKNLFLAFCAALEAQPMKGSPSPVEEGPTPQGKADSGACSLRQAREREVDDVSLRSSEEHSVQRKQEPEGSEAPGDAWKWLRFHFGLFGSIRANEFARANKANKRGDWKDPVPRLVLHFDTTGFLVFYNCQIRWCTSPAVEPAADILSPEFHRGQALAALRQPTPICCTLLDQRYFSGLGNIIKNEILYLARIHPLSQGSLLAVSDLESLLDHAVQFSTDWLHKKLAGKGLHYQIYLKEKCPLGHEVMKGTFGPPDGFQRLSWWCPQCQPQVPPEGNKSTHPKSPSAE encoded by the exons ATGCCTGAAGGCCCGTCGGTGAAGAGGTTCCAGTTGCTCACTGCTCCTTTTGTGGGGCAGGTCGTGGCCAAggtgggaggaagcagcaggCAGAGCAGCCTGCAGGATCTGAAAGCAATGAGGCTCCAGGACTCTCAG GTGTCTGGAAAGAATTTATTCCTGGCATTCTGTGCTGCTCTGGAAGCCCAGCCCATGAAGGGAAGCCCATCCCCAGTGGAAGAAGGGCCAACCCCCCAAGGAAAAGCTGACAGCGGGGCATGCTCCCTTCGCCAGGCTCGGGAGAGAGAAGTGGATGATGTCTCTCTGCGAAGCTCTGAAGAacacagcgtgcagaggaagcaggaaccTGAAGGCTCAGAAGCACCAGGGGACGCTTGGAAATGGCTGCGTTTCCATTTTGGCTTGTTCGGCAGCATCCGAGCGAATGAGTTTGCGAGAGCTAATAAGGCAAACAAAAGAGGGGACTGGAAGGATCCTGTGCCCAG GTTGGTTCTGCACTTCGACACCACGGGCTTCCTCGTCTTTTACAACTGCCAGATACGCTGGTGCACCTCTCCCGCTGTGGAGCCTGCTGCTGACATCCTGTCTCCCGAATTCCATCGTGGGCAGGCCTTGGCAGCCCTTCGCCAGCCGACGCCCATCTGCTGCACCCTTCTGGACCAGAGATATTTCTCCGGTCTGG GGAACATCATTAAGAACGAGATCTTGTATTTGGCAAGGATCCATCCGCTGTCCCAAGGCTCACTTTTGGCTGTCTCAGATCTTGAATCCTTGTTGGACCATGCCGTTCAGTTCAGTACAGACTGGCTGCATAAGAAGCTGGCTGGAAAAGGGTTACACTATCAGATCTACCTGAAAGAAAAATGTCCCCTTGGGCATGAGGTGATGAAAGGAACCTTTGGACCCCCTGATGGGTTTCAGAGGCTTAGCTGGTGGTGTCCTCAGTGCCAGCCTCAAGTACCACCTGAAGGGAACAAGTCCACTCACCCCAAATCACCAAGCGCTGAATGA